The following proteins are encoded in a genomic region of Coregonus clupeaformis isolate EN_2021a chromosome 14, ASM2061545v1, whole genome shotgun sequence:
- the phc3 gene encoding polyhomeotic-like protein 3 isoform X1, translating into MMDRQSPDKTEGGGERETNGTAATVTVTSNTKAITAVANNNAMTTTASTTPPRSQAPPTSLGTAPIESQAVQPIHSRSQTMAAQYLQQMYAAQQQHIILQTAALQQQQPPSNRQSPSLPPAANTTVPQSTGTSITLPASPVTGQLIGCSQSSSSTTGTITQQAMLLGNCSASCNQAQMYLRTQMLILTPAVTVAAVQSDLPSVCCSSSQLSASQVHSLAVQAHLPGALATAQSVLLKPFSTQPQTLVSSLPKMSICPLRSSQQYDPSTETSGAEPRLADVTRLTSANQLIAPASYTPVQSHAVVRHQLHCPPSHKGAPHQHQHQLIIQQTIAGSHRQLHPIALRLAPQDTSPSLFPLTLQPLATPTHTTTTVQSQPGDGLPVLSSSCEPPTPPPTQQTVVVSSSSAPPPLLCPSLLQPQPQLHRQPQLQPPTLRLGPISQASLPRLLQSPPASLQRLSLRTVQALAVQSTGVLVSEELPVAEALVQMPFQNHHPPQTFQNLSQTFQNPPQTFHNLSPPQTVAVDLKVKPATLRTQNPEERTEEMREEMREERTTPPPTLSPSAGSDRLCKDIQPAHTENCTGRLDFPCVPPSSRSVIHSSQDSSSYTSCSPPPLLPSAAVRSPGQSPSASATLPGSPERARPLILTHIIEGFVVREALQPFLPVPFPVSFIPMGRSSLGADQQATLPEAREVRTNGDPTPEMRSNKDSAPEMRTNGDRVSEMRTNGGLGPEESLMDAEQPDNDSDMDDTPTQDEPTAESLVDVLQCEFCGKRGYVHTFLRSKRFCSMTCVRRFNVSCTKRLSVLKVDKASRWGHRPMGRRGRPPGRVNGGTREHFLLRQVQGPYGSEETQRTLRGEGEEEDEPPVPMITRLRRQEEREREREQGRQRKDTFISSGEQTAGGRQECSDNPTQWSVEQVCSYINSLPGGRDISEEFRSHEIDGQALLLLTEDHLMTAMNIKLGPALKLCAHINSLKEP; encoded by the exons ATGATGGACAGGCAGAGCCCTGataagacagagggaggaggagagcgtGAGACCAATGGAACTGCTGCTACTGTCACTGTCACCTCTAACACCAAAGCAATTACAGCGGTTGCCAACAACAACGCCATGACGACAACAGCCAGCACCACGCCCCCACGCAGTCAGGCCCCTCCCACCTCTCTGGGCACCGCCCCTATAGAGAGCCAGGCGGTTCAG cccatcCACAGCAGGTCCCAGACCATGGCAGCTCAGTACCTGCAGCAGATGTACGCGGCCCAGCAGCAACACATCATCCTGCAGACAGCTGCGCTGCAGCAGCAACAGCCACCCAGTAACAGGCAGTCCCCTTCCTTACCCCCTGCTGCCAACACCACGGTGCCCCAGTCAACTGGTACCTCT ATCACCCTCCCAGCCTCTCCAGTAACAGGCCAGCTGATTGGTTGTTCTCAGAGTTCCAGCTCCACCACAGGCACGATTACCCAGCAGGCCATGCTCCTGGGGAATTGCTCTGCTTCCTGTAACCAAGCCCAGATGTACCTTCGCACCCAGATG TTGATTCTGACCCCTGCGGTCACGGTGGCAGCAGTTCAGTCTGACCTCCCTTCTGTCTGCTGCAGCTCCTCTCAACTCTCCGCTTCACAG GTCCACAGCCTCGCTGTGCAGGCCCATCTCCCAGGGGCTTTGGCCACTGCCCAGAGTGTCCTGTTGAAGCCGTTCTCCACCCAGCCCCAGACGTTGGTCTCCTCTCTGCCCAAGATGTCCATCTGTCCCCTGAGGTCCAGTCAGCAGTATGACCCCTCcacagaaacctctggagctgagCCTCGACTGGCTGACGTCACCAGGCTAACATCAGCAAACCAGCTTATCGCGCCAG CGTCGTACACTCCTGTCCAATCCCATGCTGTGGTTAGGCACCAGCTGCACTGTCCTCCGAGCCATAAGGGGGCACCCCACCAGCACCAACACCAGCTCATCATCCAGCAGACCATAGCAGGATCCCACCGGCAGCTGCACCCTATCGCCCTGCGCCTTGCACCCCAAGacacttccccctctctcttcccacttACCCTCCAGCCCCTGGCCACTCccacccacaccaccaccactgtccAATCCCAACCTGGGGATGGCcttccagtcctctcctcttcctgtgagCCGCCCACCCCTCCCCCTACCCAGCAGACAGTGGTAGTATCCTCATCATCAGCCCCTCCACCTCTTCTGTGTCCCAGcctgctccagccccagccccagctccaccgccagccccagctccagccccccACCCTGCGTCTTGGCCCCATCTCCCAGGCCTCTCTCCCCAGGCTGCTCCAGTCTCCACCGGCCTCCCTCCAGAGGTTGTCCCTGCGCACAGTCCAAGCCCTGGCAGTGCAGTCCACTGGGGTTCTGGTGTCGGAAGAGCTGCCTGTGGCAGAGGCGCTGGTCCAGATGCCTTTCCAGAACCATCACCCTCCACAAACTTTCCAGAATCTATCACAGACGTTCCAGAACCctccccagacgttccataatcTCTCCCCGCCCCAGACTGTAGCTGTGGACCTGAAGGTGAAGCCAGCCACACTACGCACCCAGAacccagaggagaggacagaggagatgagagaggagatgagagaggagaggacgacCCCTCCACCCACACTCTCTCCATCGGCTGGTTCAGACAGACTCTGTAAAGACATACAGCCCGCCCATACAGAGAACTGCACAG GCAGGTTGGATTTCCCCTGCGTCCCTCCGTCCAGCCGCTCCGTTATCCACTCGTCCCAAGACTCCTCCTCTTACACCAGctgctccccccctcccctcctgccCTCGGCCGCGGTAAGAAGCCCCGGCCAATCCCCCTCAGCCTCAGCCACCCTACCAGGGAGCCCTGAGAGAGCTAGACCTCTCATCCTCACTCACATCATAGAGGGGTTCGTCGTCAGAGAGGCCCTGCAGCCGTTCCTCCCGGTACCGTTCCCGGTATCGTTCATCCCG ATGGGCCGTTCCTCTTTGGGGGCGGACCAGCAGGCCACGCTTCCTGAAGCCCGGGAGGTGAGAACCAATGGGGATCCAACGCCTGAGATGAGATCCAATAAGGATTCGGCTCCTGAAATGAGAACCAATGGGGATCGAGTGTCTGAGATGAGAACCAATGGGGGTCTAGGGCCAGAGGAGAGCCTGATGGATGCTGAGCAGCCAGACAATGACTCAGACATGGATGATACCCCTACCCAGGACG AGCCTACTGCTGAGAGCCTGGTAGATGTGCTGCAGTGTGAGTTCTGTGGGAAGAGAGGCTACGTTCACACCTTCCTCCGATCCAAACGATTCTGCTCCATGACCTGTGTCAGGAG GTTCAATGTGAGCTGTACGAAGCGTCTGAGCGTGTTGAAGGTGGACAAGGCCAGTCGTTGGGGCCACAGGCCGATGGGCCGAAGAGGACGACCCCCAGGGAGGGTCAACGGGGGCACCAGAGAACACTTCCTCCTCAGACAG GTGCAGGGGCCCTACGGCTCTGAGGAGACACAGAGAACATTGAGGGGAGAAGGGGAAGAGGAAGATGAGCCCCCTGTCCCCATGATCACCAGGCTGCGCCggcaggaagagagggagagagagagggagcagggaagacagagaaAAGATACGTTCATATCCTCTGGTGAACAGACCGCAGGAGGAAGACAAGAATGTAGTGACAATCCAACACAGTGGAGCGTGGAACAAGTCTGCTCCTACATCAACTCTCTACCAG gtgGGCGGGACATATCAGAGGAGTTCCGTTCCCACGAGATTGACGGCCAGGCCCTCCTATTGCTGACAGAGGATCACCTGATGACAGCCATGAACATCAAACTAGGACCCGCCCTCAAACTCTGTGCCCACATCAACTCTCTGAAGGAACCATGA
- the phc3 gene encoding polyhomeotic-like protein 3 isoform X2, protein MMDRQSPDKTEGGGERETNGTAATVTVTSNTKAITAVANNNAMTTTASTTPPRSQAPPTSLGTAPIESQAVQPIHSRSQTMAAQYLQQMYAAQQQHIILQTAALQQQQPPSNRQSPSLPPAANTTVPQSTGTSITLPASPVTGQLIGCSQSSSSTTGTITQQAMLLGNCSASCNQAQMYLRTQMLILTPAVTVAAVQSDLPSVCCSSSQLSASQVHSLAVQAHLPGALATAQSVLLKPFSTQPQTLVSSLPKMSICPLRSSQQYDPSTETSGAEPRLADVTRLTSANQLIAPASYTPVQSHAVVRHQLHCPPSHKGAPHQHQHQLIIQQTIAGSHRQLHPIALRLAPQDTSPSLFPLTLQPLATPTHTTTTVQSQPGDGLPVLSSSCEPPTPPPTQQTVVVSSSSAPPPLLCPSLLQPQPQLHRQPQLQPPTLRLGPISQASLPRLLQSPPASLQRLSLRTVQALAVQSTGVLVSEELPVAEALVQMPFQNHHPPQTFQNLSQTFQNPPQTFHNLSPPQTVAVDLKVKPATLRTQNPEERTEEMREEMREERTTPPPTLSPSAGSDRLCKDIQPAHTENCTGRLDFPCVPPSSRSVIHSSQDSSSYTSCSPPPLLPSAAMGRSSLGADQQATLPEAREVRTNGDPTPEMRSNKDSAPEMRTNGDRVSEMRTNGGLGPEESLMDAEQPDNDSDMDDTPTQDEPTAESLVDVLQCEFCGKRGYVHTFLRSKRFCSMTCVRRFNVSCTKRLSVLKVDKASRWGHRPMGRRGRPPGRVNGGTREHFLLRQVQGPYGSEETQRTLRGEGEEEDEPPVPMITRLRRQEEREREREQGRQRKDTFISSGEQTAGGRQECSDNPTQWSVEQVCSYINSLPGGRDISEEFRSHEIDGQALLLLTEDHLMTAMNIKLGPALKLCAHINSLKEP, encoded by the exons ATGATGGACAGGCAGAGCCCTGataagacagagggaggaggagagcgtGAGACCAATGGAACTGCTGCTACTGTCACTGTCACCTCTAACACCAAAGCAATTACAGCGGTTGCCAACAACAACGCCATGACGACAACAGCCAGCACCACGCCCCCACGCAGTCAGGCCCCTCCCACCTCTCTGGGCACCGCCCCTATAGAGAGCCAGGCGGTTCAG cccatcCACAGCAGGTCCCAGACCATGGCAGCTCAGTACCTGCAGCAGATGTACGCGGCCCAGCAGCAACACATCATCCTGCAGACAGCTGCGCTGCAGCAGCAACAGCCACCCAGTAACAGGCAGTCCCCTTCCTTACCCCCTGCTGCCAACACCACGGTGCCCCAGTCAACTGGTACCTCT ATCACCCTCCCAGCCTCTCCAGTAACAGGCCAGCTGATTGGTTGTTCTCAGAGTTCCAGCTCCACCACAGGCACGATTACCCAGCAGGCCATGCTCCTGGGGAATTGCTCTGCTTCCTGTAACCAAGCCCAGATGTACCTTCGCACCCAGATG TTGATTCTGACCCCTGCGGTCACGGTGGCAGCAGTTCAGTCTGACCTCCCTTCTGTCTGCTGCAGCTCCTCTCAACTCTCCGCTTCACAG GTCCACAGCCTCGCTGTGCAGGCCCATCTCCCAGGGGCTTTGGCCACTGCCCAGAGTGTCCTGTTGAAGCCGTTCTCCACCCAGCCCCAGACGTTGGTCTCCTCTCTGCCCAAGATGTCCATCTGTCCCCTGAGGTCCAGTCAGCAGTATGACCCCTCcacagaaacctctggagctgagCCTCGACTGGCTGACGTCACCAGGCTAACATCAGCAAACCAGCTTATCGCGCCAG CGTCGTACACTCCTGTCCAATCCCATGCTGTGGTTAGGCACCAGCTGCACTGTCCTCCGAGCCATAAGGGGGCACCCCACCAGCACCAACACCAGCTCATCATCCAGCAGACCATAGCAGGATCCCACCGGCAGCTGCACCCTATCGCCCTGCGCCTTGCACCCCAAGacacttccccctctctcttcccacttACCCTCCAGCCCCTGGCCACTCccacccacaccaccaccactgtccAATCCCAACCTGGGGATGGCcttccagtcctctcctcttcctgtgagCCGCCCACCCCTCCCCCTACCCAGCAGACAGTGGTAGTATCCTCATCATCAGCCCCTCCACCTCTTCTGTGTCCCAGcctgctccagccccagccccagctccaccgccagccccagctccagccccccACCCTGCGTCTTGGCCCCATCTCCCAGGCCTCTCTCCCCAGGCTGCTCCAGTCTCCACCGGCCTCCCTCCAGAGGTTGTCCCTGCGCACAGTCCAAGCCCTGGCAGTGCAGTCCACTGGGGTTCTGGTGTCGGAAGAGCTGCCTGTGGCAGAGGCGCTGGTCCAGATGCCTTTCCAGAACCATCACCCTCCACAAACTTTCCAGAATCTATCACAGACGTTCCAGAACCctccccagacgttccataatcTCTCCCCGCCCCAGACTGTAGCTGTGGACCTGAAGGTGAAGCCAGCCACACTACGCACCCAGAacccagaggagaggacagaggagatgagagaggagatgagagaggagaggacgacCCCTCCACCCACACTCTCTCCATCGGCTGGTTCAGACAGACTCTGTAAAGACATACAGCCCGCCCATACAGAGAACTGCACAG GCAGGTTGGATTTCCCCTGCGTCCCTCCGTCCAGCCGCTCCGTTATCCACTCGTCCCAAGACTCCTCCTCTTACACCAGctgctccccccctcccctcctgccCTCGGCCGCG ATGGGCCGTTCCTCTTTGGGGGCGGACCAGCAGGCCACGCTTCCTGAAGCCCGGGAGGTGAGAACCAATGGGGATCCAACGCCTGAGATGAGATCCAATAAGGATTCGGCTCCTGAAATGAGAACCAATGGGGATCGAGTGTCTGAGATGAGAACCAATGGGGGTCTAGGGCCAGAGGAGAGCCTGATGGATGCTGAGCAGCCAGACAATGACTCAGACATGGATGATACCCCTACCCAGGACG AGCCTACTGCTGAGAGCCTGGTAGATGTGCTGCAGTGTGAGTTCTGTGGGAAGAGAGGCTACGTTCACACCTTCCTCCGATCCAAACGATTCTGCTCCATGACCTGTGTCAGGAG GTTCAATGTGAGCTGTACGAAGCGTCTGAGCGTGTTGAAGGTGGACAAGGCCAGTCGTTGGGGCCACAGGCCGATGGGCCGAAGAGGACGACCCCCAGGGAGGGTCAACGGGGGCACCAGAGAACACTTCCTCCTCAGACAG GTGCAGGGGCCCTACGGCTCTGAGGAGACACAGAGAACATTGAGGGGAGAAGGGGAAGAGGAAGATGAGCCCCCTGTCCCCATGATCACCAGGCTGCGCCggcaggaagagagggagagagagagggagcagggaagacagagaaAAGATACGTTCATATCCTCTGGTGAACAGACCGCAGGAGGAAGACAAGAATGTAGTGACAATCCAACACAGTGGAGCGTGGAACAAGTCTGCTCCTACATCAACTCTCTACCAG gtgGGCGGGACATATCAGAGGAGTTCCGTTCCCACGAGATTGACGGCCAGGCCCTCCTATTGCTGACAGAGGATCACCTGATGACAGCCATGAACATCAAACTAGGACCCGCCCTCAAACTCTGTGCCCACATCAACTCTCTGAAGGAACCATGA